From the genome of Desulfovibrio porci, one region includes:
- a CDS encoding HD domain-containing protein yields the protein MIERDDALKLLADQGTPTSLLQHALAAEAIMRALARRFGEDEELWGLTGLLHDLDYPSTAEAPERHGLESAELLSGKLPEEALAAIRAHNGEMNGATPQSRFDYALRCGETVTGLISAAARMRPTGLEGMEPKSIKKKMKDKAFAASVNRDNIRQCANAGLELDEFLALAIEAMHARAAELDLSK from the coding sequence ATGATCGAAAGAGATGACGCCTTGAAATTGCTGGCGGATCAGGGCACGCCGACATCGCTTTTGCAGCACGCACTGGCCGCCGAGGCCATCATGCGCGCCTTGGCGCGCCGTTTCGGCGAGGATGAGGAACTCTGGGGCCTGACCGGCCTGTTGCACGATCTGGACTACCCTTCCACCGCTGAAGCGCCCGAGCGGCACGGCCTGGAGAGCGCTGAGCTGCTGTCCGGCAAACTGCCGGAAGAGGCCCTCGCCGCCATCCGTGCCCATAACGGCGAAATGAACGGCGCGACACCGCAAAGCCGTTTTGATTATGCCTTGCGCTGCGGCGAAACCGTCACCGGACTCATCAGCGCAGCGGCGCGCATGCGCCCCACCGGCCTGGAAGGCATGGAGCCCAAAAGCATCAAGAAAAAGATGAAGGACAAAGCTTTTGCCGCCAGCGTGAACCGGGACAATATCCGCCAGTGCGCCAACGCCGGGCTGGAACTGGACGAATTTCTGGCTCTGGCCATTGAGGCCATGCACGCCAGGGCCGCCGAGTTGGACTTGAGCAAATAA